One segment of Desulfobacteraceae bacterium DNA contains the following:
- a CDS encoding precorrin-8X methylmutase, with protein sequence MKPEEIEALSFSIIGREAGAHGFPADQWRIVQRMIHTSADFDYLQSVRFHPRAIEAGIAAIRSGCTIVTDTHMARAGIRKTDLERFGASATCYIGDPDVRQQAAQSGSTRAQAAVNAAVGDMAGGIFVVGNAPTALLRLLELVRAGTARPALVIGLPVGFVNAAESKAALVQTDIPFISNVGRKGGSNVAASVVNALAKLALEGDADA encoded by the coding sequence ATGAAACCCGAGGAAATCGAAGCCCTGAGCTTTAGCATCATCGGCCGCGAAGCCGGGGCCCATGGCTTTCCCGCCGATCAGTGGCGCATCGTTCAGCGCATGATCCACACCTCGGCCGATTTCGACTACCTGCAGTCGGTTCGCTTTCACCCCCGGGCGATAGAGGCCGGGATTGCCGCCATCCGGTCGGGCTGCACCATCGTCACCGACACTCACATGGCCCGGGCGGGAATCCGCAAAACGGATCTGGAGCGTTTCGGGGCTTCGGCCACCTGCTATATCGGCGATCCCGACGTGCGGCAGCAGGCGGCGCAGAGCGGTTCCACCCGCGCCCAGGCGGCGGTGAACGCCGCCGTGGGCGATATGGCCGGTGGCATTTTCGTGGTCGGCAATGCGCCCACCGCCCTGCTGCGCCTTCTGGAACTGGTTCGGGCCGGCACGGCGCGCCCCGCGCTGGTGATCGGCCTGCCGGTGGGGTTCGTCAACGCCGCCGAGTCCAAGGCCGCCCTGGTGCAGACCGACATCCCCTTCATATCCAATGTCGGCCGCAAAGGCGGGTCCAACGTGGCGGCCAGCGTGGTCAACGCCCTGGCCAAACTGGCGCTGGAGGGGGACGCGGACGCCTGA
- the cbiD gene encoding cobalt-precorrin-5B (C(1))-methyltransferase CbiD: MGRKRRLKTGFTTGTAATAAAQAALGFLLEHKAPASVSVLLPTGDRLQVPVATCRRLSATAAEGRVIKDAGDDPDITHGAEIGARVRLLPAGEKERVRISGGEGVGTVTKPGLEVPLGEAAINPVPRRMITRALTDLLETAGQTGGAAVEIFVPQGAALARRTLNARLGIIGGVSILGTTGLVKPLSHDAYTATIDACLAVARAAGLEEAVLTTGRRSERFAQALLPALPAEAFVQIGDFFQKSLGMTVARGFRRATLAVFFGKALKMAQGAPHTHASRADLNLRALAGWTAEACGRLDLASAVAAANTARHALEILGDSCPPVVAAVGRRIIAAAHDFASGAVEIRSVIFDYDGKVIFAGPPARDERPQPAEGEG, from the coding sequence ATGGGCCGCAAGCGACGCTTGAAAACCGGATTTACCACCGGAACGGCGGCCACCGCGGCGGCACAGGCAGCCCTGGGCTTTCTTCTGGAGCATAAGGCGCCCGCCAGCGTTTCGGTCTTGCTGCCGACCGGCGACCGCCTGCAGGTTCCCGTCGCCACCTGCCGGCGACTGTCGGCCACTGCCGCTGAAGGGCGGGTGATCAAGGATGCTGGCGACGACCCCGACATCACCCACGGTGCCGAGATCGGCGCCCGGGTGCGGCTGCTCCCGGCAGGCGAAAAAGAGCGGGTGCGCATCAGCGGCGGCGAAGGGGTCGGCACCGTCACCAAGCCGGGGCTGGAAGTTCCCCTGGGAGAGGCGGCCATCAACCCGGTGCCGCGCCGCATGATCACCCGGGCGCTGACCGACCTGCTGGAAACCGCGGGCCAGACGGGCGGGGCTGCGGTGGAAATTTTCGTCCCCCAGGGGGCGGCCCTGGCCCGCAGGACCCTCAACGCACGCCTGGGAATTATCGGCGGCGTTTCGATTCTCGGCACCACCGGGCTGGTCAAACCGCTTTCCCACGACGCCTACACCGCCACCATCGATGCCTGCCTGGCGGTGGCCCGGGCCGCGGGTCTGGAGGAGGCGGTCCTGACCACCGGGCGCCGCTCCGAGCGCTTTGCCCAGGCCCTGCTGCCCGCCTTGCCCGCCGAAGCCTTTGTCCAGATCGGCGATTTTTTTCAAAAATCTTTGGGTATGACTGTTGCCCGCGGTTTCCGGCGGGCGACCCTGGCGGTTTTTTTCGGCAAGGCGCTCAAGATGGCCCAGGGTGCTCCCCACACCCACGCCTCCCGCGCCGATCTGAATCTCCGGGCGCTGGCCGGTTGGACGGCCGAAGCCTGCGGGCGCCTTGATCTGGCTTCCGCGGTGGCCGCCGCCAACACCGCACGGCACGCCCTGGAGATTCTCGGAGATTCCTGCCCGCCGGTGGTGGCGGCAGTGGGGCGCCGGATCATCGCCGCCGCCCACGACTTCGCCTCAGGGGCCGTGGAGATTCGCAGCGTGATCTTCGATTACGACGGGAAGGTGATCTTCGCCGGCCCGCCTGCCCGGGACGAGCGGCCGCAGCCCGCGGAGGGCGAAGGATGA